The following proteins are encoded in a genomic region of Desulfosporosinus youngiae DSM 17734:
- the rpsI gene encoding 30S ribosomal protein S9 — MATQLQYAGTGRRKNAIARVRLIPGEGKFIINKRELAEYFGKKTLEMIVQQPFTITDTLAKYDVIALAHGGGTTGQAGAIRLGIARALLKADASLRPSLKRAGFLTRDPRMKERRKYGLKKARKAPQFSKR; from the coding sequence ATGGCAACTCAATTACAATATGCAGGGACCGGACGGCGCAAAAATGCAATTGCCCGTGTTCGTCTTATTCCAGGTGAAGGGAAATTCATCATCAACAAACGGGAGTTAGCGGAGTATTTTGGCAAAAAAACACTGGAAATGATTGTACAACAACCATTTACCATTACAGATACACTTGCTAAGTATGATGTTATTGCTCTTGCTCATGGAGGTGGCACTACCGGCCAAGCCGGCGCGATTCGCTTAGGTATTGCTCGTGCCTTGCTGAAGGCGGATGCTAGCCTGCGTCCAAGTCTCAAGAGAGCTGGTTTCTTGACACGCGACCCACGTATGAAAGAACGTCGTAAATACGGCTTGAAGAAAGCTCGTAAGGCACCACAATTTTCCAAGCGTTAA
- the rpsK gene encoding 30S ribosomal protein S11 — protein sequence MARKVVRTKRRERKNIESGIAHIKSTFNNTMVTITDTSGNALSWSSAGSLGFKGSRKSTPFAAQMAAETCAKVAMEHGLKDVECYVKGPGAGREAAIRALQAAGLEVNLIKDVTPIPHNGCRPPKRRRV from the coding sequence ATGGCACGTAAAGTTGTCCGGACAAAACGCCGGGAACGTAAGAATATTGAAAGTGGAATTGCCCACATTAAATCTACTTTCAACAATACCATGGTGACCATTACGGATACCAGCGGGAACGCACTCTCCTGGTCTAGTGCAGGTTCGCTTGGCTTTAAAGGGTCTCGTAAAAGCACGCCTTTTGCAGCGCAGATGGCTGCAGAAACTTGTGCTAAAGTCGCTATGGAACATGGTTTAAAAGATGTTGAATGCTATGTAAAAGGACCTGGGGCTGGACGTGAAGCTGCTATTCGCGCCCTGCAAGCAGCAGGTTTAGAAGTTAATTTAATCAAAGACGTGACACCGATTCCACACAATGGCTGTCGGCCACCGAAACGCAGAAGGGTATAG
- a CDS encoding sensor domain-containing diguanylate cyclase, with translation MRWINDNIGFFINKKPNISYRDFEDYNNLLMLNRIRIISIAVISMAPFFLYFDLLIIRDGVDKIFKLTIISIHLTGVFLSIIYLIFYKKIVAKSSSNRYNLISMIPKIYIFLYVFVGALSSINSQRFTGNIYAYIVMILVAAVALTIKPTYMFFALGINHIIFLIGISILNNDKYVLIAKQINSTSVFVIALLLSFSFYKFGMNDFVNKKMLQESEENFKRLFHINPFPVFITKVKDGNIIGASEKACSFMGLNEEDLHNFNVNDVYVRKENRVSLIKELEAKSSAYNRIVEYKIKGENRWVLGNYELIDYQGEKCILTGVMDITEIRKVEEELSKHASTDMLTGILNRRMGLKIIQELIDESKTIYREFVLCFLDINGLKNVNDTYGHGEGDNYIRTFCNIIKREIQQNDMFFRMGGDEFILIFMNKTVSEVETLWEKLLQSFSRINELSSKPYSITASHGLFHFQSGMEFDLEQIIGHADKQMYKEKLLYKEKNR, from the coding sequence ATGAGATGGATAAACGATAATATTGGATTTTTTATAAATAAGAAGCCCAATATTAGTTATAGAGATTTCGAAGACTATAATAATCTATTAATGCTGAATAGAATAAGAATTATCTCCATAGCTGTCATTTCTATGGCTCCGTTTTTCTTATATTTTGATTTATTAATAATAAGAGACGGAGTAGATAAGATCTTTAAGTTAACTATAATCTCTATTCATTTAACAGGCGTATTCTTATCAATTATATATTTAATTTTCTATAAAAAGATTGTAGCAAAGAGCAGTTCGAATAGATATAATTTAATATCAATGATCCCCAAAATATACATTTTCCTTTATGTTTTTGTTGGCGCACTTTCTTCTATAAACAGTCAAAGGTTTACCGGAAACATTTATGCTTATATAGTTATGATACTTGTCGCTGCTGTGGCACTTACTATAAAACCTACCTACATGTTTTTTGCATTGGGAATAAATCATATAATTTTTTTGATAGGTATATCCATTTTAAATAATGATAAATATGTGCTTATAGCCAAACAGATAAATTCTACATCTGTGTTTGTAATAGCCTTGCTGCTCTCCTTCTCATTTTATAAATTTGGCATGAATGATTTCGTTAATAAGAAAATGCTGCAAGAAAGTGAAGAGAACTTCAAACGACTCTTTCATATAAACCCGTTTCCGGTGTTTATTACTAAGGTGAAGGATGGCAACATTATCGGAGCAAGTGAAAAAGCTTGCAGCTTTATGGGACTTAATGAAGAAGATTTACATAATTTTAATGTTAACGATGTATACGTAAGAAAAGAAAACAGAGTTTCTCTTATTAAGGAGCTAGAAGCGAAAAGCAGTGCCTATAACCGCATTGTTGAGTACAAGATAAAGGGAGAAAATAGATGGGTATTGGGAAATTATGAATTAATTGATTATCAAGGAGAAAAATGCATATTAACTGGAGTAATGGACATCACGGAAATAAGAAAAGTAGAAGAAGAGCTTTCAAAACATGCCTCTACAGATATGCTTACAGGCATACTTAATAGAAGAATGGGTTTGAAAATTATACAAGAGCTGATAGATGAATCAAAAACTATCTATAGGGAATTCGTTCTATGTTTCCTTGATATAAATGGTTTGAAAAATGTTAACGATACCTATGGTCACGGAGAAGGAGACAACTATATCAGAACCTTTTGCAACATAATAAAGCGGGAAATACAACAGAACGATATGTTTTTTCGAATGGGGGGAGACGAATTTATACTAATATTCATGAACAAAACTGTGTCTGAAGTTGAAACTCTTTGGGAAAAGCTTTTACAAAGCTTTAGCCGAATAAATGAGCTAAGCAGCAAACCTTACTCTATAACAGCGAGTCATGGCTTGTTTCACTTTCAATCAGGTATGGAGTTTGATTTGGAACAAATTATTGGACATGCCGATAAACAGATGTATAAAGAGAAGCTTTTGTATAAAGAAAAGAACCGATAA
- the rplQ gene encoding 50S ribosomal protein L17, with product MAYRKLGKNSGHRGAMLRNIVTSLLKHERIETTEARAKELSAIAEKMITLGKQGDLAARRSTMAYLMDEDVVKKLFDTIAPKYADRQGGYTRIMRLGLRRGDAATMVIIELV from the coding sequence TTGGCTTACCGCAAGTTAGGAAAAAACTCTGGGCATCGCGGGGCAATGTTGCGTAACATTGTCACTTCCCTGTTAAAACATGAGCGTATTGAAACGACAGAAGCACGCGCTAAGGAACTAAGTGCTATTGCTGAAAAGATGATAACACTTGGCAAGCAAGGAGATCTGGCTGCACGTCGTTCAACAATGGCTTATCTCATGGATGAAGATGTTGTAAAGAAATTATTTGATACTATCGCGCCGAAATATGCTGACCGTCAAGGCGGCTATACTCGAATCATGAGACTCGGCTTACGTCGGGGAGATGCTGCCACAATGGTAATCATCGAGCTCGTATAA
- the rpmJ gene encoding 50S ribosomal protein L36 — MKVKPSVKKICEKCKIIRRHGKVMIICENPKHKQRQG; from the coding sequence GTGAAAGTAAAGCCTTCTGTTAAAAAGATCTGTGAAAAATGTAAAATTATTCGTCGCCATGGTAAAGTCATGATCATTTGTGAAAATCCGAAACACAAGCAAAGACAAGGCTAG
- the truA gene encoding tRNA pseudouridine(38-40) synthase TruA has protein sequence MRNIRLKLAYDGTNYHGFQRQVESVGPTIQGTLESVWAKLVDEEVTLAMAGRTDAGVHALGQIVNFMTSARIPEDKIPKAFNSLLPRDIRIHQAECVSDDFNARWSAKWKRYDYLLDNKPIPDLFKRLYAAHEPIPLNITLMQQAARFLEGRHNFKTFAASGGDSKRFERTIYRCQVSELENQLIRVSCVGDGFLYHMVRIIVGTLMDVGKGRILPGEIPEIIASQERKRARVIAPAQGLTLVHVNYSDESPFEVFKDL, from the coding sequence ATGCGAAATATTCGGCTAAAACTAGCCTATGATGGAACAAACTATCATGGGTTTCAACGACAGGTTGAATCTGTTGGCCCTACGATTCAGGGTACCTTGGAATCCGTATGGGCAAAGCTGGTTGACGAAGAGGTAACCCTAGCAATGGCAGGCCGGACGGATGCTGGTGTGCATGCCTTGGGCCAAATCGTCAATTTCATGACCTCGGCCAGAATTCCCGAAGATAAAATTCCTAAGGCATTTAACAGTTTGCTCCCAAGGGATATTCGCATCCATCAGGCAGAATGTGTGTCTGACGATTTTAATGCCCGTTGGTCAGCAAAATGGAAACGGTATGATTACTTATTGGACAATAAGCCCATACCAGATCTATTTAAGCGTCTTTATGCGGCCCATGAGCCCATTCCGTTAAATATTACGCTAATGCAGCAGGCAGCCCGGTTTTTAGAAGGACGGCATAACTTTAAAACGTTCGCTGCTTCTGGAGGAGATAGTAAAAGGTTTGAGCGCACTATATATAGATGCCAAGTTAGTGAGTTGGAAAATCAACTGATCAGAGTATCCTGCGTGGGGGACGGATTTTTGTATCATATGGTCCGTATTATCGTTGGAACGCTTATGGATGTTGGTAAGGGTCGTATTCTTCCAGGAGAGATTCCTGAAATCATAGCTAGTCAAGAGCGGAAACGTGCTCGCGTGATTGCGCCTGCGCAGGGCTTAACACTTGTTCATGTGAATTACTCGGATGAAAGTCCATTTGAGGTTTTTAAAGATCTTTAG
- the rpsM gene encoding 30S ribosomal protein S13, whose protein sequence is MARIAGVDLPREKRLEIALTYIYGIGLPTSHKILAKTGVSPDVRVRDLSEDEVSKLREVIDKEYKIEGDLRREVSLNIKRLMEIGSYRGLRHRRGLPVRGQRTKTNARTRKGPAKTVGAKRKK, encoded by the coding sequence ATGGCACGTATCGCTGGAGTTGACTTACCGCGCGAGAAACGCTTAGAGATAGCTCTAACCTATATCTATGGGATAGGGCTGCCGACTTCACATAAGATTCTCGCCAAAACGGGTGTAAGCCCAGATGTCCGAGTGCGTGACTTATCAGAAGATGAAGTCAGCAAGCTTCGGGAAGTTATTGATAAAGAGTATAAAATTGAAGGCGACTTGCGTCGCGAAGTTTCCCTCAATATCAAGCGTCTTATGGAAATTGGTTCCTATCGTGGCCTGCGACATCGTCGTGGACTTCCAGTACGAGGTCAGCGCACGAAAACCAATGCCCGAACCCGTAAAGGGCCGGCTAAGACTGTTGGAGCAAAACGTAAAAAGTAA
- a CDS encoding DNA-directed RNA polymerase subunit alpha: protein MLEIEKPRIECIERSEDNSYAKFIVEPLERGYGITLGNSLRRILLSSLEGSAVTSVKIEGVLHEFSTIPGVLEDVTDIILNLKSLALKGYTDEPRVIRIEAQGEGVVTAGDIITDPDIEILNSDLKIATLDKDGRLFMEMTVERGRGYVPADKNKKPDHVIGVIPIDSIFAPIYKVNYTVEDTRVGQITDYDKLTLEAWSNGSISPEEATSSAAKILSDHLRLFMGLTDKLNSVEVLVEKEEEAKDKILEMTIEELDLSVRSYNCLKRAGINSVEELTQKTEEDMIKVRNLGRKSLEEVEFKLKDLGLSFRPAED, encoded by the coding sequence ATGTTAGAAATCGAGAAGCCCAGAATCGAGTGTATCGAGCGTTCTGAAGATAACTCCTATGCAAAATTCATTGTTGAACCTCTTGAGCGAGGATATGGGATCACCTTAGGCAATTCATTGAGGCGAATTCTCCTGTCCTCACTCGAGGGATCAGCGGTAACATCAGTCAAAATCGAAGGAGTACTACATGAGTTCTCAACGATTCCGGGTGTTTTGGAAGACGTTACAGACATTATTCTCAATTTGAAGTCTCTGGCTCTTAAGGGCTATACGGATGAACCTAGAGTTATTCGTATTGAGGCACAGGGCGAAGGAGTCGTCACAGCTGGGGATATAATTACTGACCCAGATATTGAGATTTTGAACAGTGATTTGAAGATTGCTACATTAGACAAGGATGGCCGGCTGTTTATGGAAATGACAGTAGAACGTGGTCGTGGCTACGTACCTGCCGACAAAAATAAAAAGCCGGATCATGTCATCGGAGTTATCCCTATTGACTCCATTTTTGCCCCAATTTACAAGGTCAACTACACGGTAGAGGATACCCGGGTTGGTCAAATCACAGACTATGACAAGTTAACCCTTGAAGCATGGTCTAATGGCAGTATCTCACCGGAAGAGGCTACCAGTTCGGCAGCCAAAATCTTAAGTGATCACCTGCGCCTTTTCATGGGACTCACTGATAAACTCAACAGTGTTGAGGTGTTAGTGGAAAAAGAAGAGGAAGCCAAAGATAAAATCCTCGAAATGACGATTGAGGAATTAGATCTGTCTGTTCGTTCTTACAACTGCCTGAAGCGGGCAGGGATTAACTCTGTCGAAGAGTTGACCCAAAAAACGGAAGAAGACATGATTAAAGTACGTAACCTTGGTCGCAAGTCTTTGGAAGAAGTGGAATTTAAACTGAAAGACTTAGGTTTATCGTTCCGACCTGCTGAAGACTAA
- the infA gene encoding translation initiation factor IF-1: MSKEDVIEVEGKVLEPLPNAMFQVELANGHKVLAHVSGKIRMNFIRILPGDRVTVELSPYDLSRGRITYRFK, translated from the coding sequence ATGTCAAAAGAAGACGTTATTGAAGTAGAAGGTAAAGTCCTGGAGCCGTTGCCGAATGCCATGTTCCAAGTTGAATTAGCAAATGGACACAAGGTTTTGGCGCACGTCTCTGGAAAGATACGCATGAATTTCATTAGGATTCTTCCGGGAGATCGGGTCACAGTGGAGCTTTCTCCTTATGACCTTTCCCGAGGACGAATCACATACAGGTTCAAGTAA
- the secY gene encoding preprotein translocase subunit SecY, whose translation MAVDSLKNAWNVSDLRKKIGYTLLMFLIFRIGAHIPTPFIDRDTLNQMFGSGAMMNFMDTISGGSFKSLSVFALSITPYITASIILQLLTIVIPTLERLSKEGDYGRKKITQYTRYSTVGLGFIQALGLTYGIRAAVNISSPAMQWPTYLLIALVLTAGTAFLMWIGEAITEKGIGNGISLIIFAGIVSRVPSAIRSLWDMLRVGEINILSIIGLILIVAFITAGVIYVQEGQRRVTVQYAKRVVGRRVYGGQSSHIPLKVNQAGVIPVIFAMSLLAFPQTIASWTPTSGFARFVNTWFSMNGSITSIPYLLLYGALILFFTYFYTSITFNPVDVADNLKKYGGFIPGLRPGRPTAEYLSKVLNRITLAGGLFLALIAVLPTLVIGLTGLKNIYFGGTSLLIVVGVALDTMKQIESQLMSRHYQGFMK comes from the coding sequence ATGGCTGTCGATTCCCTGAAGAATGCCTGGAACGTATCAGATCTCAGGAAGAAAATCGGTTACACTCTGCTGATGTTCCTGATTTTTCGTATCGGAGCGCATATTCCAACCCCTTTTATTGATCGTGACACCTTGAATCAAATGTTTGGATCGGGAGCCATGATGAATTTCATGGACACGATTTCCGGAGGTTCATTCAAAAGCCTATCTGTTTTTGCGTTGAGTATTACTCCCTATATTACAGCTTCCATTATTCTTCAGCTTCTGACGATTGTCATTCCTACGCTTGAACGATTGTCTAAAGAGGGTGATTATGGGCGTAAGAAGATTACACAATATACGCGATATAGTACAGTAGGTCTTGGCTTCATCCAAGCTCTGGGATTGACCTATGGGATAAGAGCTGCTGTTAATATCTCCAGCCCAGCAATGCAATGGCCGACATACCTGCTGATAGCACTTGTCTTAACAGCTGGTACAGCCTTTCTAATGTGGATCGGGGAGGCAATCACCGAAAAAGGGATTGGAAATGGAATATCTCTTATCATTTTTGCAGGAATTGTTTCCAGGGTTCCATCAGCCATCAGATCCTTATGGGATATGCTAAGAGTAGGGGAGATCAATATTCTCTCAATTATTGGGTTGATACTCATCGTTGCCTTTATCACAGCAGGTGTTATATACGTTCAGGAAGGGCAGCGCCGTGTAACAGTTCAATATGCAAAGAGAGTCGTGGGGCGACGGGTATATGGAGGGCAAAGCAGCCATATTCCCCTGAAAGTAAACCAAGCAGGGGTTATACCAGTTATTTTCGCAATGTCCCTGCTCGCTTTCCCGCAGACTATTGCCTCTTGGACGCCAACATCCGGTTTCGCTAGATTTGTTAATACCTGGTTCAGCATGAATGGAAGCATTACCTCAATCCCTTATTTGTTGCTTTACGGTGCGCTCATATTATTCTTTACCTACTTCTATACGTCGATTACATTTAACCCGGTTGATGTAGCGGACAATTTGAAGAAGTATGGGGGATTTATCCCTGGACTCCGACCTGGGCGACCAACGGCAGAATATTTATCAAAAGTATTGAACCGTATAACTCTCGCAGGTGGTTTATTTCTAGCTTTGATTGCAGTCCTTCCGACACTAGTTATTGGTCTTACCGGACTCAAGAACATCTATTTTGGCGGAACATCCCTTCTGATCGTAGTTGGGGTCGCGCTGGATACGATGAAACAGATTGAATCCCAACTTATGTCGAGGCATTATCAAGGGTTTATGAAATAG
- the rpsD gene encoding 30S ribosomal protein S4: MARYTGPVCRLCRREGMKLFLKGERCYTGKCAIDRRAYAPGQHGQARAKKPTDFGLQLREKQKARRLYGVMEKQFRSYFDEAARRKGVTGENLLSLLERRLDNVVFQLGFASSRPEARQLVSHGHFAVNGKKVNIPSYSVRTGEVIAVKEGSKSSPRIKQLLENLGSRSVPSWLSLDANAAAGTVVALPTREDIQLPIQEHLIVEKYSR, from the coding sequence ATGGCTAGATATACTGGACCAGTCTGTCGCTTATGTCGACGTGAAGGAATGAAATTATTCCTTAAAGGAGAACGTTGTTATACAGGTAAGTGTGCGATTGACCGTCGTGCTTACGCTCCTGGACAACACGGTCAAGCCCGAGCTAAGAAGCCTACGGATTTTGGTCTTCAGTTGCGTGAAAAACAAAAAGCACGCCGCTTATACGGTGTCATGGAAAAACAATTCCGTAGTTATTTTGACGAAGCTGCTCGCCGCAAAGGGGTTACTGGTGAGAACCTGCTATCTCTTTTAGAGCGCAGATTGGATAATGTCGTTTTCCAATTAGGTTTTGCCTCATCGCGCCCAGAAGCCCGTCAACTTGTTAGTCACGGACATTTCGCCGTTAATGGTAAAAAAGTAAATATTCCATCCTACTCGGTTCGTACTGGTGAAGTTATTGCTGTTAAAGAAGGCAGTAAGAGTTCACCACGTATCAAACAACTCCTCGAAAACCTGGGTTCGCGTTCAGTTCCCAGTTGGTTGAGCTTGGATGCCAATGCTGCTGCTGGAACTGTTGTCGCACTACCTACTCGTGAAGATATTCAACTGCCCATCCAAGAACACCTCATCGTGGAGAAATACTCCCGTTAA
- the rplM gene encoding 50S ribosomal protein L13 produces the protein MSTFFAKAQDQERKWYIIDAEGISLGRIATEAARLLRGKHKPTYTPNVDTGDHVIIINAAKLVLTGNKLNDKMYRRHSGYPGGLKEVPYKKLMQTMPERAMEHAVKGMLPHNKLGAQMYTKLKVYKGDTHPHQAQQPEIWTIQ, from the coding sequence ATGTCCACGTTTTTTGCGAAGGCACAGGACCAGGAACGTAAATGGTATATTATCGACGCAGAAGGAATCTCCTTAGGTCGTATTGCTACCGAAGCAGCACGCCTCCTGAGAGGTAAACATAAACCGACATACACACCTAATGTTGATACAGGAGATCATGTCATTATTATTAATGCTGCAAAATTGGTCTTAACAGGTAACAAACTAAACGATAAAATGTATCGTCGTCACTCTGGATATCCTGGCGGGTTGAAAGAGGTTCCTTACAAAAAGTTAATGCAAACTATGCCTGAACGAGCTATGGAACATGCCGTGAAGGGAATGCTTCCTCATAACAAGTTGGGCGCTCAAATGTACACGAAGCTGAAAGTGTACAAAGGGGATACACATCCTCATCAAGCTCAACAACCTGAAATTTGGACAATTCAGTAG
- the map gene encoding type I methionyl aminopeptidase — protein sequence MIVLKNASQLVRMRNAGRIVAETLALLREHAKPGVTTLELDRIAEKYIRAQGAIPAFKGYNGFPATLCTSVNEQVVHGIPGLRSLESGDIISIDCGALKEGYFGDAAVTLPIGEVSEDVQKLLRVTEESLMLGIAQAKVGNRLYDVSNAVQTHVEANGFSVVRDYVGHGIGKAMHEDPQIPNFGKPGRGPRLEIGMALAIEPMVNMGTYEVKTLKDRWTVVTKDNRPSAHFEHTVAITENGLEILTRC from the coding sequence ATGATTGTGCTGAAAAATGCGAGCCAGTTAGTTCGGATGCGTAATGCGGGGCGAATCGTGGCAGAAACGCTTGCTCTTCTTCGTGAACACGCTAAGCCCGGTGTTACGACCCTTGAACTCGACCGCATAGCTGAAAAATATATTCGTGCACAGGGTGCCATACCGGCGTTTAAAGGATATAATGGATTCCCTGCAACGTTGTGTACCTCTGTAAATGAACAAGTAGTTCATGGGATACCCGGTTTAAGGAGTCTAGAATCTGGGGATATTATCAGTATAGACTGCGGAGCGCTCAAAGAAGGATATTTTGGAGATGCCGCTGTAACTTTACCGATTGGAGAAGTCAGTGAAGATGTCCAGAAGCTTCTAAGAGTGACTGAAGAATCCCTTATGCTGGGTATAGCACAAGCGAAAGTAGGCAATCGCCTTTATGACGTCTCAAACGCGGTTCAGACGCACGTTGAAGCAAATGGGTTTTCAGTAGTGCGCGATTATGTTGGGCACGGGATTGGAAAAGCCATGCATGAGGATCCCCAGATCCCTAATTTTGGCAAACCCGGCCGGGGGCCACGACTCGAGATTGGTATGGCCTTGGCTATTGAGCCCATGGTGAACATGGGTACGTATGAAGTGAAGACGCTAAAGGATCGCTGGACAGTGGTTACGAAAGATAACCGGCCATCGGCCCATTTCGAACACACGGTTGCAATTACGGAAAATGGCCTAGAGATTCTAACTCGATGTTAG
- a CDS encoding adenylate kinase: MKIILMGGPGAGKGTQANPLVEKFKFPHISTGDMFRAAIKEGTALGLKAKSYMDAGGLVPDEVTIGIVEERLALPDCADGFLLDGFPRTLAQGSALADILDRLGMKLDGVINIEVDEEVLIPRLTGRRVCRKCGSSYHMIFNPPQQEEVCGQCGGELYQRSDDTVETAKNRLNVYNSQTEPLIAFYEEKGLLKRINGDQPIDQVFQDILKALG, from the coding sequence ATGAAGATAATATTAATGGGTGGACCAGGTGCTGGTAAAGGAACACAGGCAAATCCCTTAGTTGAGAAATTCAAGTTTCCACACATTTCGACGGGTGACATGTTTAGAGCAGCTATTAAAGAAGGTACGGCCTTAGGTCTAAAGGCTAAATCCTATATGGATGCCGGCGGCTTAGTCCCCGACGAAGTGACGATTGGGATTGTTGAGGAACGCTTAGCACTGCCTGATTGTGCGGATGGATTTCTTCTTGATGGATTTCCACGGACACTAGCCCAAGGTAGTGCTTTAGCCGATATTTTAGACAGACTTGGAATGAAACTCGATGGTGTTATCAACATTGAAGTTGACGAAGAGGTGTTGATTCCTAGACTTACCGGGCGACGTGTCTGCCGGAAGTGCGGATCTTCCTATCACATGATCTTTAACCCGCCGCAGCAAGAGGAGGTTTGTGGTCAATGTGGGGGAGAGCTATATCAGCGATCGGATGACACTGTTGAAACAGCTAAAAATCGCCTGAATGTCTATAATTCGCAAACAGAGCCTTTGATTGCGTTCTACGAAGAAAAAGGTCTCTTGAAGCGAATTAACGGAGACCAACCAATTGACCAAGTATTTCAGGATATTCTGAAAGCTTTGGGCTAA